The Pleurodeles waltl isolate 20211129_DDA chromosome 6, aPleWal1.hap1.20221129, whole genome shotgun sequence genome has a segment encoding these proteins:
- the LOC138300047 gene encoding uncharacterized protein, which produces MSENTCVDELPDGAKKNCELFSVWGITEENACVAKRPDNVLRNNSRCIYVENVCFGSNDDRKVWIPLSAYREMQEKCRQLEHENRNLREQISPTESYKKAVFEESFLSHSSNEGVKTAPSCTEFPCEPGFLAAKVHSLTDNTDDELPLQNAQVKRRILEQDTPSFISLFDFWKKNSPHLREILTLLYMVTVKNNMQLRACDLANEIMQTLGFCAVQEGNTYVHLNQEQGKKIVPLARIIQWIWYLQDRARVPQIKELSMKLCAPFEFVSTEDKKHVCFTNDSLTEMLLSGTVEETALYNVCQILKQELREMCHFYADFWFFDNVLAPNWFNYLADVNQKNSEREVFTQNSALVGMAMWVPQKCEKATYRSYHVSPLSLSALCGPPSGVCVWGRGRDRIPNLNLAE; this is translated from the exons atgtctgagaatacatgtgttgatgaactgcctgatggtgctaagaaaaactgtgaattgttttctgtttggggaattacagaagaaaatgcatgtgtagctaaaaggcctgataatgttttgagaaataattcccgttgtatatatgtagaaaacgtgtgttttggaagtaatgatgacagaaaggtctggatacctttatctgcttacagagaaatgcaggagaaatgtaggcagttggaacatgaaaataggaatttacgtgagcaaattagcccgactgaaagttataaaaaggctgtttttgaagaatctttcttgtcccattccagtaatgagggggttaagacagctccgagctgcactgagtttccgtgtgagccagggtttttggcagccaaagtgcattccttaactgataacacggacgacgagttaccgttgcaaaatgcacaagtaaaacgaaggattttagagcaagacaccccgagtttcattagcttgtttgatttttggaaaaagaatagccctcatttgagagaaatcctaacacttttgtacatggtcactgtgaaaaataatatgcagctgcgcgcttgtgatttggcaaatgaaataatgcagactttaggtttctgcgcagtgcaagaaggaaatacttatgtacatttaaatcaagaacaaggaaagaaaatagtgcccctagctagaatcatacaatggatctggtacttgcaagacagggctagagtaccacagataaaagaattatcaatgaaattgtgtgcaccatttgaattcgtgtctactgaagataaaaagcatgtttgttttactaatgattcattgactgaaatgttgctttctggcacagtagaagaaacagcgttgtataatgtgtgtcagattttaaagcaagagctacgtgagatgtgtcatttttatgctgatttttggttctttgataatgttttagcacctaactggttcaattaccttgcagatgttaatcagaaaaattcagagagagaagtgttcacccagaattctgccttagtggggatggctatgtgggtgccgcagaaatgtgaaaaggccacttacag atcctaccacgtttcgccactgtccctgagtgcgctgtgtggtcccccttccggtgtgtgcgtgtggggtcggggaagggaccgaatccccaacctgaacctggctgagtaa